The Miscanthus floridulus cultivar M001 unplaced genomic scaffold, ASM1932011v1 fs_675_2_3, whole genome shotgun sequence genomic sequence TGATTTGTGGTGACTGATAAGCCACACTCATAAGTTCAAACGCTCAGCGTCATTTGTTTTTGTGTGTACGCGGTAAGAGGACCGCTTGGCACTTTGTAGCAGTTCAGCACGGCAAAAACAGAAGAAATTCTTTTTGGAGAGGCCATGTGTAATTCCATCCTGCTAGGAATCAATTCGGAATATTCCTTTGAGATAATGGAGCATGAGATGCCAGCCAACCTAACCAGGGTTTACACCCAAACCAGGGGTCGCGCGGCCCCCAACAACCCCCGTTTCGTACATGTCTCACTGACCAGTGGGCCGCCAACGGCCAGCACAAAGTCTCCGGGCTAATCCATGGGTGTAAGCACGCAGCGCGCATGTTTTTTCGCCTTTGTTGTAGGTCTACCAGACGAAATACACAGAAAAATAGCCGGAATGGAAGAGAATGGTGCGCCAGTGTGAAAAAAAAAgttcttattttattttataaaaataaaaacaaacttTTAGGCCCCTttagcacggctcatccaaaacggcttcaccggtgaagccaaagccggtaaagtcagaaaaactggtttttcccgacttatagttcattttaactccgacTTACAAAACGACTTCTCGCTACAGTAGCTCGATTTACACAGAATAGACGAAGCCGGAGCCGACGTACGTGCAAAGAGGCCCTTAGTAACGCTACGCACGGaagagaactgaccggagcaaaCGCTTCGGTCAAACCGGGTGCGCTGACCGCTTTGGCCAAAGCATATCCACGCCCCGCGAGAGACGCGGCAACCTCTCTCACCGATACGTCTGCCAACCCTTTCGTAAACgtccactgacatgtgggcctatgTGTTTCTCTGGGCCCCGGGCCTACTGCCACCGAACAGCGTCAGTGACACGGCTCGTTTTTGCGATACACGAGCTCCGTGTGCCCGTGTCCGAtcctgccgccgccaccacccaaTTCCCCTCTTGTGTCGCCATAAAGCGCGGGGGGCCGCTAGGGTTAGCGCATCGGAATCAATCGTGTTCCTCACCCGCACGCCGAGACCAATCCCAAACCAGCCGCCTCCTCCGCTCCCTAGCCTCCGGCCTCCCCTCCGATTTGATTCGAGGGACCGATGGAGTGCATCGCCGAGATGCCCCGCGCGCCGCTGGACAGCCCCCCGCGCAAGCGGCAGCGGCTCGGGTGGGACGTCGGCCCCGCCGAGATGTACCAGGTTACGCGGCCGCGGCTCGGCTGGGACGTCGGCCCCGCCGAGATGTATCAGGTATAACCTTTTTTACCGTCTCTGTTTCCTCTCGTGGATCTATCGTCGGGGATGTCGGTTTTCCATGCGCAGCGCGTTCTAGGGTTAAGTGGTGGATCTGTAGAATAGCAGTACTCGTCGCCGTAGATTGAATCGTTTTAGTGTCGATCTATCATGTTCCTCGCAGATCTGTTACTATTGATAGGTTTAAGGGGCTGATTTGTTCAGCGTATGATgggtggtaggtgtggttggcGTTGCTCTTTTTCGGGTCAATACTATTATTTGGATTGGTATGGGTTGTATAATCATACTGTTTCTTCGTTATACCTTTTGTAGGTAATAATCTGCTCGTCCTATTTTGTGTTTATAGGTAGACTTTAATTTACAAATTAGAGTATAGGTAAATTTGTGTAGACAATGAAGGCGAATTAACTGTACCATTGAAGAACTTGGGAACTTTTTAATGATTTTGCATAATGTTTTGAGACAAGAAAAGTACCTTCTCTTTCTAAATTGGTATTATATAAGCTGGCTATAGCAGGATGTTGTGGTGATTTGGTTGCTTAATTGCTCAGTTAGATCGAAAATTTATTGGTTCTTTCCATGTTCAGTTAGGACTTTGTGGACAAGAAGTTGTGAATGCCCTCAGCGCTGCAGCGTTGGGCCTCTCTTCAGGCTGTGTTTCTTCTCAAGTCAACCAAGAGCAGCCTCGTGATGGTTCCCCTCCTCTGAGGGAAGATGACAAGGATGGGCATTATGTTTTTGCTGTTGGAGATAACCTCACATCTCGCTGTAATTACCTGCCCTTGATGCCTCTTGTTGCCCATACAAATGAGTTTCCATGGCTGGTTCTTATGGATTGCTTTACATGTTTGCAGATAAGATCAATGCAAAAATGGGAGAAGGTCAGTTTGGATGGCCATGTCTTCTGAAATAATTGATTAACTCACATTGGGCATGCTGTGCAATACATGCAGCAAGTTATGTTCATAACTGAATGTGTCTGGAATACATCAGGTACCTTTGGTCAGGTGTTGGAATGTTGGGATAAGGAAAGGAAAGAAATGGTGGCTATCaagatcatcaggggcattaAGAAGTACAGGGATGCCGCAATGATTGAAATTGGCATGCTTGAGCAGCTTGGTAAATATGATGAAAGTCGATCCAGGTGAGTCTGCTGGTTCAGTTAGCTCCTCTCTGTGTGCTTTACATTCATAAGATTGCTTGTATATATAAGCTGGTCTATTTTGCAGTTGTGTTCAAATTCGGAACTGGTTTGACTATCGTAACCATATCTGTATTGTAAGTACATTGTTAGATTATGGCAATTATGAACTGACCCAAAAAGATAACCATGTGGTGCTTAAACGTTGGTGAATTTGGATTAATGGTGAGCAGGTCTTTGAGAGGCTTGGACCAAGCTTATATGATTTTCTGAAGAAAAACAATTATCGCTCATTCCCAATTGCCCTAGTTCGGGAGGTTGCCAAACAACTGTTGGAATGTATAGCATGTGTGTGCACAGTTCTTTCTATTACCCCTCCTGCACTATAATGCATATACATTAGTTTTGTGCATTATCTGTGCTGCATTGCAGCCTGTCATTAATCCATTACTCCTGCTTATACTCTTAAGGAATATCTAACATCATGGGATGTTTATGTATTTACCCTCTCTCTGTAATGTGTTGCAGTTATGCATGAATTGCGCCTCATACACACTGATTTAAAGCCTGAGAACATTCTCCTTGTTTCTCCGGAGTACATTAAAGTGCCCGATTGCAAAGTATATTTTGTTCTTTTTATTTAATTCACCTGCCTAAGATCTACCTTGTGCTATGCTTGTTCATTTCTGTTGTGTTCGTTAGTGAACATTGAGAAATATGGTACTGATCCACTTTTTTAATTTGCTAGGTTTCATCCCGATCCCCAAAGGAGGGGTCCTATTACAAGCGGTTGCCCAAGTCTAGTGCTATCAAGGTAATTGATTTTGGTAGCACTACCTACGATCAGCAGGATCAGAGTTATGTGGTATCGACGAGGCACTATCGGGCTCCAGAAGTTATATTGGGTATCTACTGTGTCCAGTGAAAAGCTTTTCCTAGTTCAGCCTGATTTGGTGACATTTTATGACTGCGTGGATCTTGTGTTCAGGACTTGGATGGAGTTACCCATGTGATATCTGGAGTGTTGGTTGTATTCTTGTTGAGCTTTGCACGGTATGATTCTTGTGGTCCTCGGTTTGATTTGGCATGTACAAGTACAGGGGATCTGAGCTACCAAGGTTCTGCAGGGTGAGGCGTTATTCCAGACTCATGAAAACTTGGAACATCTGGCTATGATGGAGAGGGTTCTTGGACCTTTGCCGTACCATATGATTAAGAGGGCAGAGTATGTTTCGTACCAATGTAGTCTGAACATCAATGCTGTGAGGTCTGGTCGGTGTCTTGTGCTTATTAATCCTTGTTTGTAGTCGGCACTCTGACAAATACATCCGAAAAGGACGCCTGAATTGGCCTGAGGGTTGCACTTCGCGGGAGAGCATGAAAGCTGTGATGCAATTGTCCAGGCTTCAGGTATGTCTTCGCAGTGCTTGACAAAACATCCATTTTAGTCTGTAGCATGTGAAACTGATGTCTATGTTTATGAGCAGAATCTGGTGATGCAAAATGTGGATCAGGCTGCAGGAGATTTAATTGACCTTCTGCAAGTGCTGCTGAAGTATGATCCAGCAGACCGTTTAACAGCACAAGAGGCATTGAGGCATCCCTTCTTCACCGAAGGGTTTGGGCGAAGATGATATTCCTTGCAGCCTTCTTCACCGAAGGGTTTCGGCAAAGAAGATATTCCTTGCAGCCGATCTTGTTTGTCTGACTTGATGGTCTTTGTATTTGACAGTCCgtacttttctctctttttttaactGGTTTTTAACTGGTCAGTGGTATATGTACAGTAGACCAGTCTGAATGTAAAGCTGTAATGGAGTTGTTTCAATCTTGTTTGAAAAAAACATTGTGTAACTAAAGCTGTATCATAAGGGAAGCCAAATGGATACATTTGACTCTAAATCCTGACTGGCATGTCAATGAAAGTTCGTTTTGAGCAGAATGTGCTGGCATCATATATGAAAACTCACATCGATTTGGAGTTGTTAGTTGTGCAAGGTGTCGCCCAGTAGTGTTCCGCTAAATCGACGTCAGTTGATTGGCTGCATTTCTTCGAGTTATAGTTGTGCAAGGTGTTCATGAGCGAGCTCGAGTCGTTAGTTGTGCAACTCGAGTTGTTGTTGGTTGTGCAAGGTGTGTTCTTAGTTGTGCAAGGGGTGTTCTTGGTTGTGCAAGGGGTGTTCTTAGTTGTGCAAGGTGTTCATGCGCGAGCTCGAGTTTTAGTGTGCAAGGTGTTCAATGTTCATGTGCGAGCTCGAGTTAGGTGTTCATGAGCGAGTGTTTGTACACGATTGCTATTTGGGTCTAGTATTTTTTTAGTTTTCCACTCTTGTAGTACTACCTACACTACAAGCAGTCTAGTAGCCAACACAAACTCATTAAGACATTCTCAACACACAGGGAGCGTTCTCAACACATATACTCATTAGAACGTCCTTAACACGCAGTCAAGTAGCCAACACATACTCCATAGGGTGTCTCCAACGGTGCTCAAACGCTAGCTCAACACATACTCCTTAGGGCTCTCCAACAACATCCGCAAGGGTGCTCAAATCACCACCTCAGCACACAACTAAGGTAGCCAACACATACTCCTTACGATGTCCCCAACATCTCCAACGGTGCTCAAATCGCTAGCTCCAGCTCTGGTGGAGGCGTTGCTCAAATCGTCAGCTCAACACATAATCCTTAGGGTGTTCCCAACGCTCAAATCGCCAGCTTAACTGTAACACCCTCTGTGTTACATGGTGTTATTCCTGCTAAACATTTCATAAGCATCTGAATTATATGCATATGTGTATAATATAAATTATAAATCAAAGTTTAGTCCCTGAAACAGTTATATGAAACGTGAAAGCGAAGGTTATGTTTCATGTCACATAACGTTGTTTATTATCCTAATCGAATTCTTGTCAAAACAAAAAGGCTAGAGAACGTTTTGTGATCGGCGATAAATCTTGTGCGGTCGAGGACAATGTAACTAGCTAGTACACCCCGTGGGTCGGATTTGGTTTTTTCGACGCGAAATCGTTCGCAACAAAGTCGTTCGCGTAAGTTTTTGAAGGGGTCGACGGTGCCACTTTTGGCAAGCTCTGTGGAGCGATTGGCTTAAGCAGTAGCGCAATGTCATGACTGCGATGGATAGCTTGATGTATCCTCTCGCACAGCGAGCAATTAGTTTGGTGTTTGGAGCATCGGGTATGACCTTTCCAgctgctttaaaaatcgtgcacgGCACCTAGCTGAgccctgggcgcggtcaccactccTGCTGGCTTGCCAGCGTGCCTTGCCGCGCGGGCCACACCCGCTGCCGCTGGCCACGGCCCCGCTGCTGCCCGCTGCCGTTGGCCACGgccccgctgctgctcgcctgccgCCACGGCTGGCTCGCCCTGCGCGCTGAGGCGCAGGCCATGTCTCCTTGCCGCCGGGACGCGACGCGCGCACGTCCTGCTCTACGCTGCCTTGGTCGGGAGCGCGCCGGGCCCGCGCTACACGCCGCCCGTCGCCACGCCGGTTTTGCGTCCGTTGACATCGTTTTGGCTGCTCGTACGCTGGGCGACAGCCTGCCCCGCCGTCACCTTGGCGTCGCTTTCGCGCTACGTCATTTGTCTGGCGCTGCCCGCCACGATGGCGCCATACCGCGCTCGTCGCCTTGTTGCAGTGGCCGTGCAGACGGCCGTCTGGGGCACGTCCTGCCTGTCCCGCTGTTCCCCGTAGGAATGTGTTGGCTCGTTGCGTTGACGCCGCAGCCGGACCGAGCCAAGCCACGCCAGGACCTCCCCTGCCCCGCTGTCTCCATGGCCACCGAGACGACTCTTCCCAATTCGCCGTGACCATAGCATTAGACTCCAATTCGGCTTATGCTCGGCTTCGCTAGGTATCTGGCCGCGCCCTATCCCCACCTTGCTGTGTATGTCGTTGCATAGGGCCGTAATTTCAAAATACCACGccaccgggtccataagaccgCACGGATGCTCCCTGACGGCAAGCCAGCCACTCTGAGCACCTCCTAGCAATTCAGTGCACCCACAGCTTAGCTATACCCTCCTGAGCACTCCGTGCACCTCAGCCGTAGCTTCACAGCAGGCCAGCCACCACCACCGCGGCCGTGCCATCGCCGGGCGCTGTCATCTCGTCGGTGCGCACGCGGCCAGCACAACCCAGGTTTTTCTCCGGCCAGACCATCACCGCAAGGGTCTTCGTGGGTGGTTACTCGAGCTCGTTAGCTGTTTGGTTTGCTTCGTTGTCGCTGTGGCTTACGGGAACGCTTCTGCCATTGCAGGTCCGAGCTCACTGTCGGGGAGGGAATCTGGGACGATGCCCCTGCTCGTCGAACCGCTTCTAGACACCGTGTGCTGCCATGGAGGTACTCATCGTCCCCTTAGTTAGGTCTTGGGGAGTCGGGTGTCGTCGGCGTGGCAGCTCAGTGCTCGCGCCATCGCGTCGGTGCGCGCACTGGTGCTGAGGAACACCGCCGTGGTAAAGGAAGAGGAAGGGGAGGACGTAACCGTAAAATCGTAGACTGGGTAAATAGTGTCTTAGCGCTCGCTGTAAATGTCAAGTAGTTCGGGGGCGTTTCCGCAAAACCGTCTGCGCGCGCAGGCCTTTCCCCGTCGTGGGCCGTTGGCCGGCTAGGCCACGCGCGCGCGCGTGGGCCGCGCTGCACTGGCGTGCGTGGCGCGTCGTTGCGGGCCGAGCCGCGCGATGTGGGCCGAAGTGGAGAATTCGGTTTTCTTATTTTTCCAGagaatagaaatgcttatttatttttgTTATGAATCccacttcgataaatcgtagtaaattgcgtggttgtccaaaaatagtgagataaattttgttaggttcacgaAAGTGCCGTcaatctgttagtgtagttagtttacagttagttgTTATGTTGATAGGCTCATAATTTCTAATTAGAAAAACTTAgcattatgtagattaatgtttgtaggaattcttgtggcaaatcggtaatagttttagctttagaaattttacagtatgttcactaggatattatgtgcttGTTGTAAATTTCGTAGCCTTAGAACGAGTTGTTAGATAGAGTGGCTATTACCTTTGCTTTATCGCATATAGTGTAAATTAGCGTTCGGAGTAAGAACATTGGTAATTGCTATAAGAATGTATGCCATGTTTAATACTTGTTGGTGGTGACAAtacgtagcttagcctttagtgggtagatctcacttagtagtttaatagatgtacttttaaatttagagttgctgttgccgtagtgttaatcattgcaacatcatttcatgtagatcacgaacaggtagattTTGTGCCCGTCGGCGAGCTAGAATACGATGAGGTTATCGAGGAatatgaggaggagatcttcaCACAGGAGGAAGCCTAGGAAcctgttggtactgaccttgctgacccggcacctgcccaaggcaagccccggtgcataacccctatttttaaatgatcactgaatatatatatatatatatatatatatatatatatatatatatatatatatatatatatatatatatatatatatatggtatgcATTTatattacaggcattttatggaaactacatgcataagtatatctacccatgagttctattagtacaggtcgagtagctgctatgctcaggatatcggtagcgtgagtaacctgccgttactcgcaaataggtgattaaactatgatctcatgatgaaataatggaaaagaAAATAGTGGCCGGGCAGAGATATGGATTTGGTACTgctgggtgtgaggggttgtgtcctgcagccaatagggcataggccgattacactttttccctgtctgtgtcgattaaggaccggtcgttgcatatgactctaggcaagtcacagattgttgtcccgagcacatacttgggtatgggcgcaaggaagacttgttgttctcttgtcgtggatccggctctttccggaccgactgatgggaagaggaggtggtggaggtccttgcaccacactaagtccgggactcaggggtgggggcttggagtccaagtttgtatggggacctggacacccgggataggagagcggtgggttagtcctgcttgtacctagggtacaagcggggcgtgtgtcttcggggcacccagctgggcacattgattcgcgaatcgccgggctatccggtacggcttgtctgcggtttagcaccgtagtaagaactagaagtgaAAAAGGTGAAGGAGCAGcatcgattgctcaacccttgcttgaaagtagaacatgtgcttatatagattgactagatgaaaacttaatacggctgataataataaagcatcaataaggactcactattagtattgctttctgctaaagaaaaccagcaaccataaagcctggcatattccttggagtcgggaaagtattcacactagttggataagtcttgcgagtacattgtgtactcagggtttatttacccctgttgcaggtgatgcttgaagtgtaccttgtgtggaggatccttctggtggactcagacggaatcctcgtccctaccgctagatgttatttttaaaattccgttgtttatcattccgaactCTTGTATTtgggtattgtaataatgtactttttaagaaactctaatgtatgaaatgtacttgtgttgtaactcgttctcattattggatcctcgggaaaaatatggatctttcgggttctccctcggggtgtgcccgacggacaccactcgatgtagcttgctttcggggtgcttagggtctggtggaagacgagcgcctctgtaagtatgctatttcgggcggttctgacacagttggtatcagagccaataatggtcacgagtttcatcactcttttctaaaactaaaaatttgatcaacaaaagttttgcgaaaagtaggatgcgattaagttaagttatataagtataagccctagctatatggtctatctaggatagcggcactgattttatctaatcagtttctgtaggtacactgacttacattgcgtaagaaatcgcttagtatacggaaagtgagggtacgatgtgccgaaaattttacgaataccgctatattccggcttgagtgaacgtataggtcgaagcatgcatcatgataatagcatcttacttgaactaaaaTTCCCCTTCACATATAAGtgagtagtaaattggtaggactaactaaatgaatgctttaataaatatgCTGTCATCTCTTTAATCCCTGGATTCTGATTGGGAAGGTGTTCTGATGGATGGTTCatctctcttatagatgaatctgaggtctggacgtgggagcaccagttcgaGGGCGGACAACGAGGGCTAAGGTGACAGTGCTCGGGCCTTTAAGCGTGGCAACTAGGGAGctcaggaggttccacctctggttcctcatcctttcccgccgccgccaccgcctccgccgatgTCCCCCACGGAGATCATGGCGGAGCTGTTGGCTGCTCATTAGGAGTCAGTCGCTGCTCGCCAGGAGACAGCTCATGCCATGGAGATTATGACATAGGTCGTCGCGGGCCTTGCCTGTGGAGGCCccgggggcaacggtgggaatgggggtggtgctcaccgtcctgagggacagtcctcttaccaggacttcctcaagacccacccgcccatgTTCACGCCGTCAGACGAGCCTTTGGAGGCGGAGCACTAGCTTCGCACGCCGGAGTAGAAATTTCGGCTGCTCAGAGTAaccaacgagcagaaggtgcactttgcgtctcagcagcttttggggtccgcaggtgcctggtgggaaacTTTCTAGGCCACGAAGCTATCGGATCATCCGGCaacgtggcaggagttctccaccgccttccgcgagttcttcatccctgctggtgttatcaaccagaaggtgaccgagttcctaGAGCTGCGCCAGGGAAACAAGactgtgatggagtatgtgaacaagttcaaccacttggctcagtatgttgGCAATCAGGTGAAtacggatgacaagaagagggaccACTTCTTTCATGGTCTCACTCTTGCCCTTCAGGAGAAACTCTATCtggggtgaaaggatcaagatgcctaagaggggggtgaattgggctaatttaaaattttcttgcaataattaaatcctacggttagcccaattaaccccttatgcctagaaaagtgtttctattaatctaacgcaaaaaggacttgcaacctatattccaaacttactctcgcatggcaattctatgaatgtaaaaataagtattaaattgctcaaagtaaatgctcaaagtaaatagagagagaggaacgcggcgatgttttgctgaggtatcggagagtcaccactccccactagtcctcgttggagcacccacacaagggtgtagctcccccttgatctgcgcaaggatcaagtgctctctacgggttgattcttcgacactccgtcgtggtgaatcacccaaaaccgctcacaacttgagttgggtcacccacaagcttcatcgggtgatcaccaagctcccaatcaccaccaagccgtctaggtgatggcgatcaccaagagtaacaagcacgaactctcacttgaccacgcaaagcctaatgagaatggtggatgcacactttgctactcttgattcactaatgaggctactcttttggattctcaaatctcaatcacctcactaggaccttgctcttcttggcactcacaagcgtgtttctcagctgttggaatgagcaaaagtgactccacatacgagtggagcttctatttata encodes the following:
- the LOC136532631 gene encoding serine/threonine-protein kinase AFC2-like, encoding MECIAEMPRAPLDSPPRKRQRLGWDVGPAEMYQVTRPRLGWDVGPAEMYQLGLCGQEVVNALSAAALGLSSGCVSSQVNQEQPRDGSPPLREDDKDGHYVFAVGDNLTSRYKINAKMGEGTFGQVLECWDKERKEMVAIKIIRGIKKYRDAAMIEIGMLEQLGKYDESRSSCVQIRNWFDYRNHICIVFERLGPSLYDFLKKNNYRSFPIALVREVAKQLLECIAFMHELRLIHTDLKPENILLVSPEYIKVPDCKVSSRSPKEGSYYKRLPKSSAIKVIDFGSTTYDQQDQSYVVSTRHYRAPEVILGLGWSYPCDIWSVGCILVELCTGEALFQTHENLEHLAMMERVLGPLPYHMIKRADRHSDKYIRKGRLNWPEGCTSRESMKAVMQLSRLQNLVMQNVDQAAGDLIDLLQVLLKYDPADRLTAQEALRHPFFTEGFGRR